One Quadrisphaera sp. RL12-1S DNA segment encodes these proteins:
- a CDS encoding aminotransferase class IV, producing MPALLVVAVSSEGRAPAVVGVDEPVVAADDLGLTRGDGCFEGLRLVRDADGGVVVPHLEAHLARMQRSARSLDLPDDPAPWARLLDLAAQEWAASAPRAGEAAVKLSMTRGRPVSAGDEPQPTVLVTVSAMDAASLRARSAGISVASMTRGYAADAFAGAPWLLGGVKTLSYAIHTAAQREAARRGADDALFTAADGSLLEAPTASVLWVPEPGVLRTVAQGDNGILSSTTQHLLFDRARSAGWRAEETTGTLADLRVARVVLLTSAVRGPVRVVRLDGEAVSQHDDAAALTAELQELAGF from the coding sequence GTGCCTGCGCTGCTCGTCGTCGCCGTCTCCTCCGAGGGTCGCGCGCCCGCCGTCGTCGGGGTCGACGAGCCCGTCGTGGCCGCCGACGACCTCGGCCTCACCCGCGGTGACGGCTGCTTCGAAGGCCTGCGCCTCGTCCGGGACGCCGACGGCGGGGTCGTCGTCCCCCACCTCGAGGCGCACCTCGCGCGGATGCAGCGCTCGGCCCGCTCCCTGGACCTTCCCGACGACCCCGCGCCGTGGGCGCGCCTGCTCGACCTCGCGGCGCAGGAGTGGGCGGCCAGCGCTCCGCGGGCCGGCGAAGCCGCGGTGAAGCTGTCGATGACGCGGGGGCGCCCGGTGTCCGCCGGCGACGAGCCGCAGCCGACGGTGCTGGTGACCGTGAGCGCGATGGACGCCGCCTCGCTGCGGGCCCGGAGCGCGGGGATCTCCGTGGCGTCGATGACGCGCGGCTACGCCGCCGACGCGTTCGCCGGTGCCCCGTGGCTGCTCGGCGGGGTCAAGACCCTCTCCTACGCGATCCACACCGCCGCCCAGCGGGAGGCGGCCCGGCGCGGCGCCGACGACGCCCTGTTCACCGCCGCCGACGGGTCCCTGCTCGAGGCACCGACCGCCTCGGTGCTGTGGGTGCCCGAGCCGGGCGTGCTGCGCACGGTGGCGCAGGGGGACAACGGCATCCTCAGCAGCACCACCCAGCACCTGCTCTTCGACCGCGCCCGGAGCGCGGGGTGGCGCGCTGAGGAGACCACCGGCACCCTCGCGGACCTGCGCGTGGCCCGGGTGGTGCTGCTCACGAGCGCCGTGCGCGGTCCCGTG
- a CDS encoding response regulator, translated as MSEGERALRVLLVDDQALVRLGFRMLLESTGPADGSAPALEVVGEAGDGATAVRMVAALQPDVVLMDVRMPGVDGIEATRRIVASGSAARVLVLTTFDLDELAFAALRAGASGFLLKDAQPDELVRALHAVAAGDAVLTPRLTRHLLLLAEERLPGAGPAGAEAAVRPEQAQLAQLTPRERDVLVLVARGLSNAEVAERLVLSEPTVKGHVGRLLAKLGLRDRVQVVVWAYRAGVVTPDDPTPSP; from the coding sequence GTGAGCGAGGGGGAGCGCGCGCTGCGCGTGCTGCTGGTGGACGACCAGGCGCTGGTCCGGCTCGGGTTCCGCATGCTGCTGGAGTCGACGGGTCCCGCGGACGGGTCCGCGCCGGCGCTGGAGGTGGTGGGGGAGGCCGGGGACGGCGCCACCGCCGTGCGGATGGTGGCCGCGCTGCAGCCGGACGTGGTGCTCATGGACGTGCGGATGCCCGGGGTCGACGGCATCGAGGCGACCCGGCGGATCGTGGCGTCCGGGTCGGCGGCGCGCGTGCTGGTGCTCACCACGTTCGACCTCGACGAGCTGGCCTTCGCCGCGCTGCGCGCCGGGGCCAGCGGCTTCCTGCTCAAGGACGCCCAGCCCGACGAGCTGGTCAGGGCGCTGCACGCCGTGGCCGCCGGGGACGCCGTCCTCACCCCGCGGCTGACCCGGCACCTGCTGCTCCTCGCCGAGGAGCGGCTGCCCGGAGCCGGGCCGGCGGGTGCCGAGGCGGCGGTGAGGCCGGAGCAGGCCCAGCTGGCGCAGCTCACGCCGCGCGAGCGCGACGTGCTGGTGCTCGTGGCGCGCGGGCTGTCCAACGCCGAGGTCGCCGAGCGGCTGGTGCTGTCGGAGCCGACGGTCAAGGGGCACGTGGGCCGGCTGCTGGCCAAGCTGGGGCTGCGGGACCGGGTGCAGGTGGTGGTGTGGGCCTACCGCGCCGGCGTCGTCACCCCCGACGACCCCACCCCCTCCCCGTGA
- a CDS encoding sensor histidine kinase encodes MADAARLGRGAGGAGRRGAAAPGRLRPQLSGDHLHTRLRDAFAAHPRLRDAGWAALVLLPLVPDAYLSAGPHAAPVALLVALPLWWHRRAPLAALLVTCALAAPAWALLGGRPAFPAVLVLVGLVSLAVERRGAQLRVGVAAAVVVLLVLAATDALARGRGEPPTSVWAAPVVVGPMLAAAVLLGTTVRARREQVRLLRERADRLQAERDQRAQIAVAAERARIAHELHDVVAHALTVVVRLGDGMAARARRDPAAPPDARALEAMTATSRQALAEMRRLLGVLEQPGRDAGDAADRADRAPLPAGEEDDDGLDAVVAAVRAAGVPVRLTRTGPQEGWSRATRLAVHRIVTGALTNVLDHAGLGVRAEVQVSCDGQAVEVLVDDDGVGVGVPPGAREPAGARATGRGRGLPGMRERAEAFGGSFSAGARTGGGWRVRAVLPVQPLGPVQGGAP; translated from the coding sequence GTGGCTGACGCTGCTCGGCTGGGCCGTGGTGCCGGTGGTGCTGGGCGCCGTGGCGCTGCAGCGCCGGGACGCCTGAGGCCCCAGCTGTCCGGCGACCACCTGCACACCCGGCTGCGGGACGCCTTCGCCGCCCACCCCCGTCTGCGCGACGCGGGGTGGGCGGCGCTGGTGCTGCTGCCGCTGGTGCCCGACGCCTACCTCAGCGCCGGTCCCCACGCCGCGCCCGTGGCCCTGCTCGTGGCGCTGCCGCTGTGGTGGCACCGCCGGGCGCCGCTGGCGGCGCTGCTGGTCACGTGCGCCCTGGCGGCGCCGGCGTGGGCGCTGCTGGGGGGCCGCCCGGCGTTCCCCGCGGTGCTGGTGCTCGTGGGCCTGGTGTCCCTGGCCGTGGAGCGCCGCGGTGCGCAGCTCCGGGTGGGCGTGGCGGCCGCCGTCGTCGTCCTGCTGGTGCTGGCCGCCACGGACGCGCTGGCCCGGGGCCGCGGGGAGCCCCCGACATCGGTGTGGGCGGCTCCGGTGGTGGTGGGGCCGATGCTCGCGGCGGCGGTGCTGCTGGGCACCACGGTCCGGGCGCGCCGCGAGCAGGTGCGGCTGCTGCGGGAGCGCGCCGACCGGCTGCAGGCCGAGCGCGACCAGCGAGCCCAGATCGCCGTGGCCGCCGAGCGCGCGCGGATCGCCCACGAGCTGCACGACGTCGTCGCGCACGCCCTCACCGTGGTGGTGCGCCTCGGGGACGGGATGGCGGCCCGCGCCCGCCGCGACCCCGCCGCCCCGCCCGACGCCCGCGCCCTGGAGGCCATGACCGCCACCTCCCGCCAGGCCCTCGCCGAGATGCGCCGGCTCCTCGGGGTGCTGGAGCAGCCGGGCCGCGACGCCGGTGACGCCGCGGACCGGGCCGACCGGGCGCCCCTGCCCGCCGGGGAGGAGGACGACGACGGCCTCGACGCCGTGGTGGCGGCCGTGCGCGCCGCGGGCGTGCCGGTCCGGCTGACCCGCACCGGCCCGCAGGAGGGCTGGAGCCGCGCCACGCGCCTGGCCGTGCACCGCATCGTCACCGGTGCGCTCACCAACGTGCTCGACCACGCCGGTCTGGGCGTGCGCGCCGAGGTGCAGGTCAGCTGCGACGGCCAGGCCGTGGAGGTGCTGGTCGACGACGACGGCGTGGGCGTCGGCGTGCCCCCCGGCGCCCGGGAGCCGGCGGGCGCCCGCGCGACCGGCCGGGGCAGGGGGCTGCCCGGCATGCGCGAGCGGGCCGAGGCCTTCGGCGGCTCTTTCTCCGCCGGGGCGCGCACGGGCGGCGGCTGGCGCGTCAGGGCGGTGCTGCCCGTGCAGCCGCTGGGGCCGGTGCAGGGTGGTGCCCCGTGA
- a CDS encoding ABC transporter permease subunit, with the protein MSTDSRTTTSAQRSVPAPREHQRHLADGSSTPSGATLPRAVLAEWTKLRSLRSTWWTLLIALALAIGFAALIAAVISNPSDPQPRGGPGVNGLADPVAAALGGTGFSALVLGVLGALVASGEYATGSISSSLMALPRRWPLVVAKASVLLAVLVPFTLVLSAGALWIAQVVIGDKATIDWTSSDTVFAALGNCAYLVAVALFGLGLGLLLRATAGAITFLVAVVFVAPPLLQLVTWDWVQAIAHRLPNVAAASLQSTTGTGVLSDVAAWLTLLGWAVVPVVLGAVALQRRDA; encoded by the coding sequence ATGAGCACCGACAGCAGGACGACGACGAGCGCGCAGCGCAGCGTTCCCGCTCCGCGCGAGCACCAGCGCCACCTGGCGGACGGCAGCTCCACCCCCTCCGGCGCGACGCTGCCGCGCGCCGTGCTGGCCGAGTGGACCAAGCTGCGGTCGCTGCGCTCGACGTGGTGGACCCTGCTCATCGCCCTGGCGCTGGCCATCGGCTTCGCGGCGCTCATCGCCGCGGTCATCTCCAACCCCAGTGACCCCCAGCCGCGCGGTGGGCCCGGGGTCAACGGCCTGGCCGACCCCGTGGCCGCCGCGCTCGGCGGGACGGGCTTCTCCGCCCTCGTGCTCGGGGTGCTCGGCGCGCTGGTCGCCTCGGGGGAGTACGCCACAGGCTCGATCTCGTCCAGCCTCATGGCGCTGCCGCGCCGCTGGCCGCTGGTGGTGGCCAAGGCGTCGGTGCTGCTGGCGGTGCTCGTGCCGTTCACCCTGGTGCTCTCCGCGGGCGCCCTGTGGATCGCCCAGGTGGTCATCGGCGACAAGGCCACCATCGACTGGACCTCCAGCGACACGGTGTTCGCTGCGCTCGGCAACTGCGCCTACCTCGTGGCGGTGGCGCTGTTCGGGCTGGGCCTGGGGCTGCTGCTGCGGGCCACCGCGGGCGCCATCACGTTCCTCGTGGCGGTGGTCTTCGTGGCCCCGCCGCTGCTGCAGCTGGTGACCTGGGACTGGGTGCAGGCCATCGCCCACCGCCTCCCGAACGTGGCCGCGGCCTCGCTGCAGTCGACCACCGGCACCGGCGTGCTCTCCGACGTCGCCGCGTGGCTGACGCTGCTCGGCTGGGCCGTGGTGCCGGTGGTGCTGGGCGCCGTGGCGCTGCAGCGCCGGGACGCCTGA
- a CDS encoding ATP-binding cassette domain-containing protein, whose translation MIEARNLVKRYGAKTAVNDLSFTVTPGHVTGFLGPNGAGKSTTMRMVVGLDRPTSGSVTVGGKPYVEHRTPLAEVGTLLEAKAVHKGRSAHDHLLALAQSQGIGRKRVAEVIDLVGLHDVARKRAGGFSLGMGQRLGIASALLGDPATIILDEPVNGLDPDGVLWIRTLLRGLAAEGRTVFVSSHLMSEMALTAERLVIVGRGRLLADTTVEDLIASATDRPVVVRSPQAGELGRLLVSTGASVTDVEVGELSVTGTTAERIGEVAAERGIVLHELHTERASLEQVYMALTRDSREYTTDDETQRDDQQQEVAA comes from the coding sequence GTGATCGAAGCCCGGAACCTCGTCAAGCGCTACGGCGCCAAGACCGCCGTCAACGACCTCAGCTTCACCGTCACCCCCGGCCACGTCACCGGCTTCCTCGGCCCCAACGGCGCCGGCAAGTCCACCACCATGCGGATGGTGGTCGGCCTGGACCGCCCCACCAGCGGCAGCGTCACCGTGGGCGGCAAGCCCTACGTGGAGCACCGCACGCCGCTCGCCGAGGTCGGCACGCTGCTCGAGGCCAAGGCCGTGCACAAGGGCCGCAGCGCCCACGACCACCTGCTCGCCCTCGCGCAGAGCCAGGGCATCGGCCGCAAGCGGGTCGCCGAGGTCATCGACCTGGTGGGGCTGCACGACGTCGCCCGCAAGCGCGCCGGTGGCTTCTCCCTCGGCATGGGCCAGCGCCTCGGCATCGCCTCGGCGCTGCTGGGCGACCCGGCCACGATCATCCTCGACGAGCCCGTCAACGGCCTCGACCCCGACGGCGTGCTGTGGATCCGGACGCTGCTGCGCGGCCTGGCCGCCGAGGGCCGCACCGTCTTCGTCAGCTCCCACCTCATGAGCGAGATGGCGCTGACCGCCGAGCGCCTCGTCATCGTGGGCCGTGGCCGGCTGCTGGCCGACACCACCGTCGAGGACCTCATCGCCTCCGCCACCGACCGCCCCGTGGTGGTCCGCTCGCCGCAGGCCGGCGAGCTGGGCCGCCTGCTGGTCAGCACCGGCGCCAGCGTCACCGACGTCGAGGTGGGGGAGCTGTCCGTCACCGGCACCACCGCCGAGCGCATCGGCGAGGTCGCCGCCGAGCGCGGCATCGTCCTGCACGAGCTCCACACCGAGCGCGCCTCGCTGGAGCAGGTCTACATGGCCCTCACCCGCGACTCCCGCGAGTACACCACCGACGACGAGACCCAGCGTGACGACCAGCAGCAGGAGGTGGCGGCATGA
- a CDS encoding ABC-2 transporter permease — MSHPHAHRLDPERPTLRAELRDAVAPRTVALVVAVLLLQLGFVLSYVGAFHHPVPRDVAVTVVGPTQQVADQAATALNGISGTPLEATATTDAAAARADLTDDATSAVLVISPTSTQDQLLVTTAGGAATATAVQTVLTQAEATQGRTLAVQDVLPAASGDSRGLSGFYLVTGWVVGGYLLAALLGVARGSRPATLRRALIRLGVVLPYAVVSGIGGALVVGPVLGALPDDAGTFWGFAGTGALVVVAAAAVTMALQVLAGTVGIGLAVLLFVVLGNPSAGGAYPPALLPPFWSWLSGVLPNGAAVDAVRRIAYFDGADVAQRLLVVAAWAVVGAVVALVAARWHQLRADGRALSPRAPRGASAADPAA; from the coding sequence ATGAGCCACCCGCACGCCCACCGCCTCGACCCCGAGCGACCCACCCTGCGCGCCGAGCTGCGCGACGCCGTCGCGCCACGCACGGTCGCGCTCGTCGTCGCCGTCCTCCTGCTGCAGCTGGGCTTCGTGCTCAGCTACGTCGGCGCGTTCCACCACCCGGTGCCGCGCGACGTCGCCGTCACGGTGGTCGGCCCCACCCAGCAGGTGGCCGACCAGGCCGCCACCGCGCTCAACGGCATCAGCGGCACGCCGCTGGAGGCCACCGCCACCACCGACGCCGCCGCGGCGCGCGCAGACCTCACCGACGACGCCACCAGCGCCGTCCTCGTCATCAGCCCCACCTCCACGCAGGACCAGCTGCTCGTCACCACCGCCGGCGGCGCCGCCACGGCCACCGCCGTGCAGACCGTCCTCACGCAGGCCGAGGCGACCCAGGGCCGCACGCTGGCGGTGCAGGACGTGCTCCCGGCGGCCAGCGGAGACTCGCGCGGCCTGTCCGGCTTCTACCTCGTGACCGGCTGGGTGGTGGGCGGGTACCTGCTCGCGGCGCTGCTCGGCGTGGCGCGCGGCTCGCGCCCGGCCACCCTGCGCCGCGCGCTGATCCGGCTGGGCGTGGTCCTGCCGTACGCGGTGGTCTCAGGGATCGGCGGTGCCCTGGTGGTCGGCCCGGTGCTCGGTGCGCTCCCCGACGACGCGGGCACGTTCTGGGGCTTCGCGGGCACGGGGGCGCTGGTGGTGGTCGCGGCCGCCGCCGTGACGATGGCGCTGCAGGTGCTCGCGGGCACCGTGGGCATCGGCCTGGCGGTGCTGCTCTTCGTGGTGCTGGGCAACCCCAGCGCGGGCGGGGCGTACCCGCCGGCGCTGCTGCCGCCGTTCTGGTCGTGGCTGTCGGGCGTGCTGCCCAACGGCGCCGCGGTGGACGCGGTGCGACGGATCGCCTACTTCGACGGCGCCGACGTGGCGCAGCGCCTGCTCGTGGTGGCCGCGTGGGCCGTGGTCGGGGCGGTGGTGGCCCTGGTGGCCGCCCGGTGGCACCAGCTCCGCGCCGACGGCCGCGCCCTGAGCCCCCGCGCTCCCCGCGGTGCGAGCGCAGCCGACCCGGCCGCCTGA
- a CDS encoding TetR/AcrR family transcriptional regulator → MSEDPRVVRSRAAVVTGAAELLLEDGPSAVTVDAVVQRTGVARSTIYRHFPTSTDVLRAAVDAVLPVGAPVEALAAPGEVPTAAQAREALARRVRSTADQLATGAWVRALPALLELVARDPALEEHRAQIVARHREPLEEQLRAVRDAGLLPADADLAVVAARLLGPLFYRRLVSGEPLTHELCDHLVDTVLTSGGLR, encoded by the coding sequence GTGTCCGAGGACCCGCGGGTGGTGCGCTCCCGCGCCGCCGTCGTCACCGGAGCCGCCGAGCTCCTGCTGGAGGACGGGCCGAGCGCGGTCACGGTCGACGCCGTCGTCCAGCGCACCGGCGTGGCCCGCTCCACCATCTACCGCCACTTCCCCACCAGCACGGACGTGCTGCGCGCCGCCGTCGACGCGGTGCTGCCCGTCGGGGCGCCCGTCGAGGCGCTGGCCGCGCCGGGGGAGGTGCCCACCGCCGCCCAGGCGCGCGAGGCGCTGGCGCGCCGGGTGCGCTCCACCGCCGACCAGCTGGCCACCGGTGCCTGGGTGCGCGCCCTGCCGGCGCTGCTCGAGCTGGTGGCGCGCGACCCCGCCCTGGAGGAGCACCGTGCGCAGATCGTCGCCCGCCACCGCGAGCCGCTCGAGGAGCAGCTGCGAGCGGTGCGCGACGCCGGGCTGCTCCCGGCGGACGCCGACCTCGCCGTCGTCGCCGCCCGGCTGCTCGGACCCCTCTTCTACCGCCGCCTCGTCAGCGGCGAGCCCCTGACCCACGAGCTCTGCGACCACCTGGTCGACACCGTCCTCACCTCCGGAGGCCTCCGATGA
- a CDS encoding phosphoesterase PA-phosphatase codes for MPEPTEARPRWAVWASEAVAPPVLAAVVPVAVGAAVGGWRGAGVAAAGAAVAVVPGLLLVLGLVRRGRVVDHHLSDRADRPRVLGAAGVGVVASALLVSALGAPAGVRVLFAAMAALLAVVVVVSTRWKVSLHAAAAAASLGALVVALGPWALLGVPVVVVLAAARVRLGAHTPAQVAVGLALGALAAAAAALAG; via the coding sequence GTGCCTGAGCCCACGGAGGCGCGGCCGCGCTGGGCGGTGTGGGCCTCGGAGGCGGTGGCGCCGCCCGTCCTCGCGGCGGTGGTGCCCGTCGCCGTCGGTGCGGCCGTCGGCGGGTGGCGGGGAGCGGGCGTCGCCGCGGCGGGTGCGGCGGTGGCGGTGGTGCCCGGGCTGCTGCTCGTGCTGGGCCTGGTGCGCCGCGGCCGGGTGGTCGACCACCACCTGTCCGACCGCGCGGACCGGCCCCGGGTGCTGGGCGCAGCGGGTGTCGGCGTGGTGGCCTCGGCGCTGCTGGTGAGCGCGCTGGGCGCGCCGGCGGGGGTGCGCGTGCTGTTCGCGGCGATGGCTGCCCTCCTCGCCGTCGTCGTCGTGGTCTCGACGCGCTGGAAGGTGTCGCTGCACGCGGCCGCGGCCGCCGCCTCCCTCGGTGCGCTGGTGGTGGCGCTCGGCCCGTGGGCCCTGCTCGGCGTGCCGGTCGTGGTGGTGCTCGCGGCCGCCCGCGTGCGGCTGGGGGCGCACACGCCTGCCCAGGTGGCCGTCGGTCTCGCGCTCGGGGCCCTCGCCGCGGCCGCGGCGGCGCTCGCCGGCTGA
- a CDS encoding HpcH/HpaI aldolase/citrate lyase family protein — translation MSKTRGVDAQIARSWLLVNAGRPDDFEPAARSRADQVILDVEDAVDPANKAQARQGVIEWLGSSGHSAWVRINDRTTAFWEDDVRELAHAAAEGGGLAGVMLAKTEAPEHVTETFDRLGGSLPVIALVESALGIEESVRIARARGAFRLAFGSGDYRRDTGTAADDLAMAYPRSRLVVASRIGGLPGPIDGPTVGSSHAVLREQSALTVALGLTGKLCLQTEQVPVINEVISPTQSDIAWAQDFLADFEARGRVVRDGSDLPRLGRARKIMGLGAALGLVSAG, via the coding sequence ATGTCCAAGACCCGAGGCGTGGACGCCCAGATCGCCCGCTCCTGGCTCCTCGTCAACGCCGGCCGCCCCGACGACTTCGAGCCCGCGGCCCGCTCCCGCGCCGACCAGGTCATCCTCGACGTCGAGGACGCGGTCGACCCGGCCAACAAGGCCCAGGCGCGCCAGGGCGTCATCGAGTGGCTCGGGTCCAGCGGTCACAGCGCCTGGGTGCGCATCAACGACCGCACCACCGCGTTCTGGGAGGACGACGTCCGCGAGCTCGCCCACGCCGCCGCCGAGGGCGGGGGCCTGGCCGGCGTCATGCTCGCCAAGACCGAGGCCCCCGAGCACGTCACGGAGACGTTCGACCGGCTCGGCGGGTCCCTGCCGGTCATCGCCCTGGTCGAGTCGGCCCTCGGCATCGAGGAGTCGGTGCGCATCGCCCGCGCCCGCGGGGCGTTCCGCCTGGCCTTCGGCAGCGGTGACTACCGCCGCGACACCGGCACCGCCGCCGACGACCTCGCGATGGCCTACCCGCGCTCCCGCCTCGTGGTGGCCAGCCGCATCGGCGGTCTGCCCGGGCCCATCGACGGCCCGACGGTGGGCTCGAGCCACGCCGTGCTGCGCGAGCAGTCGGCGCTCACGGTGGCCCTCGGGCTGACGGGCAAGCTCTGCCTGCAGACGGAGCAGGTGCCCGTGATCAACGAGGTCATCAGCCCCACGCAGTCCGACATCGCGTGGGCGCAGGACTTCCTCGCCGACTTCGAGGCCCGCGGCCGCGTGGTCCGCGACGGCTCCGACCTCCCGCGCCTGGGCCGCGCCCGCAAGATCATGGGCCTCGGCGCGGCGCTGGGCCTGGTCTCCGCCGGCTGA
- a CDS encoding RtcB family protein: MEKINDRLLSWASILEEETRAQALATSRMPFVFPHVALMPDAHLGKGATVGSVIPTERSLIPAAVGVDVGCGMDAVLTPLVADDLRARGPLAPLREAIAAAVPLSAGRYNDRLTTTAAARATALEALAEQARFDPSATAGNWRLQLGSLGSGNHFIEVSLDEAERVWVFLHSGSRGVGNKIAQRHIAVAADLCATWWISLPHPDLAYLVEGTEEFWAYVRELRWAQEFARLNRAEMVDRVMTCLSEFAGRDLERLEEVSCHHNYTEQEKHFGRTVWLSRKGAISAKEGELGLIPGSMGDRSYVVVGKGNRVALSSAPHGAGRALSRAKARRTFTQEDLVERMAGVEWDSASPAFLDEHPGAYKPIDVVMADAADLVEVRHELRQVVNVKGD, encoded by the coding sequence GTGGAGAAGATCAACGACAGGCTGCTGTCCTGGGCCTCGATCCTCGAGGAGGAGACCAGGGCGCAGGCCCTCGCGACGTCCCGCATGCCCTTCGTGTTCCCGCACGTGGCCCTCATGCCCGACGCGCACCTCGGCAAGGGAGCCACCGTCGGCTCCGTCATTCCGACCGAGCGCTCCCTCATCCCCGCCGCCGTGGGAGTTGATGTCGGGTGCGGCATGGACGCGGTGCTCACGCCGCTGGTGGCTGACGACCTGCGCGCCCGCGGACCGCTCGCCCCGCTGCGCGAGGCGATCGCAGCTGCCGTCCCCCTGTCGGCGGGTCGCTACAATGACCGGCTGACGACGACGGCGGCCGCCCGCGCCACCGCGCTGGAGGCGCTCGCCGAGCAGGCGCGCTTCGACCCGAGCGCCACGGCCGGCAACTGGCGGCTGCAGCTGGGCTCGCTGGGGTCCGGCAACCACTTCATCGAGGTCTCCCTCGACGAGGCCGAGCGCGTCTGGGTGTTCCTGCACTCGGGCTCGCGCGGCGTCGGCAACAAGATCGCGCAGCGGCACATCGCCGTCGCTGCCGACCTCTGCGCGACGTGGTGGATCAGCCTGCCCCACCCGGACCTCGCCTACCTCGTGGAGGGCACCGAGGAGTTCTGGGCCTACGTGCGCGAGCTGCGGTGGGCCCAGGAGTTCGCGCGGCTCAACCGGGCAGAGATGGTCGACCGGGTGATGACCTGCCTGTCGGAGTTCGCCGGGCGGGACCTGGAGCGGCTCGAGGAGGTCTCCTGCCACCACAACTACACCGAGCAGGAGAAGCACTTCGGCCGGACGGTGTGGCTGTCGCGCAAGGGAGCGATCTCCGCGAAGGAGGGCGAGCTGGGGCTCATCCCGGGCTCGATGGGCGACAGGTCCTACGTCGTGGTCGGCAAGGGGAACCGGGTGGCGCTGAGCAGCGCGCCGCACGGCGCCGGCCGGGCGCTGTCGCGGGCGAAGGCCCGGCGGACCTTCACCCAGGAGGACCTCGTCGAGCGGATGGCCGGGGTCGAGTGGGACTCCGCGTCACCGGCGTTCCTCGACGAGCACCCGGGCGCCTACAAGCCGATCGACGTGGTCATGGCGGACGCGGCGGACCTCGTGGAGGTCCGTCACGAGCTGCGCCAGGTCGTCAACGTCAAGGGCGACTAG
- a CDS encoding 3' terminal RNA ribose 2'-O-methyltransferase Hen1 — protein MLLTITVTASPPMPVARDLGFLLHKHPDRAQSSEVFGGTAHVLWPEADEARATAALLLDVDSAALQRSRGRRETPEGFALADHVNDRPYVASSLLAVALGKVFRTALAGRCDARPDLPGAALPLEVHVPSLASRGGADLVRRLFAPLGWDVEARAEPLDPQVPEWGESRVVDVHLRGTLRLAEALAQLYVLLPVLDDAKHYWVSADEVDKLVRAGGEWLPAHPDRELVMSRYLRHQRSLVRDAVARLDDVEGLPSPALVDDAPTPPATADEERPTPLAVLRREAVLGVLREVGAASVVDLGCGEGGLVRELLRDPRFTRVVGADVSARELEKASRRIGTDRLPDTVAARLQLLQTSATYRDERLAGVDAITLVEVVEHLDPPRLPALERSVFVHARPRTVVVTTPNAEHNVRYPTLAAGAFRHPDHRFEWTRAEFEAWASEVAERRGYVVVVRPVGQDDDEVGPPTQMAVFTRRETSEGAA, from the coding sequence GTGCTCCTGACGATCACCGTGACGGCGTCGCCGCCGATGCCGGTGGCGCGCGACCTCGGCTTCCTGCTGCACAAGCACCCCGACCGGGCGCAGTCCAGCGAGGTGTTCGGCGGCACCGCGCACGTGCTGTGGCCGGAGGCCGACGAGGCCCGGGCCACCGCGGCGCTCCTGCTCGACGTCGACTCCGCCGCCCTGCAGCGCAGCCGCGGTCGCCGCGAGACCCCGGAGGGCTTCGCGCTGGCCGACCACGTCAACGACCGGCCCTACGTCGCGTCGTCGCTGCTGGCCGTGGCCCTGGGCAAGGTGTTCAGGACGGCGCTGGCCGGGCGCTGCGACGCCCGCCCGGACCTGCCCGGTGCAGCGCTGCCGCTGGAGGTGCACGTCCCGTCGCTCGCGAGCCGCGGGGGCGCAGACCTCGTGCGGCGGCTGTTCGCACCGCTGGGCTGGGACGTGGAGGCGCGCGCCGAGCCGCTCGACCCGCAGGTCCCGGAGTGGGGCGAGTCCCGCGTCGTCGACGTCCACCTGCGCGGCACCCTCCGCCTGGCCGAGGCTCTGGCCCAGCTGTACGTGCTGCTGCCCGTCCTCGACGACGCCAAGCACTACTGGGTCAGCGCCGACGAGGTGGACAAGCTGGTCCGCGCCGGCGGCGAGTGGCTGCCCGCCCACCCCGACCGCGAGCTGGTCATGAGCCGCTACCTGCGCCACCAGCGCTCCCTGGTGCGCGACGCCGTCGCCCGCCTCGACGACGTCGAGGGCCTCCCCTCCCCCGCCCTCGTCGACGACGCCCCCACCCCGCCGGCGACGGCGGACGAGGAGCGCCCCACACCACTGGCGGTGCTGCGCCGCGAGGCCGTGCTCGGGGTGCTGCGCGAGGTGGGGGCGGCGAGCGTCGTCGACCTGGGCTGCGGCGAGGGCGGCCTCGTGCGCGAGCTGCTGCGCGACCCGCGCTTCACCCGCGTGGTGGGCGCCGACGTCTCCGCGCGCGAGCTGGAGAAGGCCTCCCGCCGCATCGGGACCGACCGGCTGCCCGACACCGTGGCTGCTCGCCTGCAGCTGCTGCAGACCTCCGCCACCTACCGCGACGAGCGCCTCGCAGGCGTCGACGCCATCACGCTCGTGGAGGTTGTCGAGCACCTCGACCCACCGCGGCTGCCCGCGCTGGAGCGCAGCGTCTTCGTGCACGCCCGGCCGCGCACCGTCGTCGTCACCACCCCCAACGCCGAGCACAACGTGCGCTACCCGACCCTCGCGGCAGGGGCCTTCCGGCACCCGGACCACCGCTTCGAGTGGACCCGCGCCGAGTTCGAGGCCTGGGCGTCGGAGGTGGCAGAGCGCCGCGGCTACGTCGTCGTCGTGAGGCCGGTGGGGCAGGACGACGACGAGGTGGGCCCGCCCACGCAGATGGCGGTCTTCACCCGGCGTGAGACCAGCGAGGGAGCAGCATGA